The genomic interval TTCATGTGTTATTTCACAAAAAATATCCTGCAAAATTTAAGTTAAAGATTATATAATACATTCTTAATATTTAACAGAAACCACAGAATTACTTTTGCACTCGAAACTAAAAACTAACACATGAAAAAATTATCGATCTCATTACTAGCTGCCCTTTTGATTTTGGCAAGCTGTAATAATGATGACAACAGCAACGAACAAGAAGTAGTTGTAAACGAAAACCCAGCAACTTTTAAAGAAATTGGATCTATTACAATTGGCGGAGAAGCGGCTGCAGAAATCTCTGCATATTGCGAAAAAACAAAAAGATTATTTACAGTAAACAACAGCGGTGTTAACCAAATTGATGTTATTGATATTACAGATCCAACAAAACCAGCAAAAATTGGAAAAATCGAATTAGCTTCTTACGAGGGTGCTGCAAATAGTGTTTCTGTTTTTGACGGAAAACTTGCTGTTGCTTTAGAATCTACTGCAAACAAACAAGCAAATGGAAAAGTTGTTATTTTCAACACTTCAGATTACAGCTTAATCAAACAAGTAACCGTTGGAGCTTTACCAGATATGGTTACTTTTTCTCCAGACGGAAAATATATTATGACGGCTAACGAAGGCGAGCCAAATACAGATTATTCGCAAGATCCAAACGGAACTATTTCTATTATTGAAACGAGCACTTATACTGTAACAACTTTAGATTTCAGTTCATTTGCAAGTCAAGCTACTGCTTTATCAAAAGACGGATTCAGAATTTCTAAATTCGCTAAGAGTTTCGCTCAGGATATTGAACCAGAATATATTACAATTTCTGATGATTCAAAAACTGCTTGGGTTACTTTACAAGAAAACAATGGTGTTGCAAAAGTTGATTTGACTTCTAAAACCATTACTGCTATTTATCCTTTAGGTTTAAAAGATTACAATACGGCAGAAAACGCTATTGATGTGAGCGATCTTGATGATAAAATTGCTTTCAATCCTTGGAAAGTAAAAGGATTATTCATGCCAGACGCAATCAGTCATTTTTCTGCTAACAATGTTCCTTATTTTGTTACTGCAAACGAAGGTGATGCAAGAGAATATAACGCTTACACAGATATTAAGAGAATGAAAAGCGTAAAACTTGATGCTACGGCTTTCCCTGATGCTAATTTAAAATTAGATGCTAATTTAGGAAGATTGAACCTTGTTACCGATATGGGCGATACCGACGGAGACGGAGATATAGATGAATTAGTAAGTTTTGGAGCAAGATCTTTTTCTATCTGGAACGGAAATACTGGAAAAATTGTTTACGACAGTAA from Flavobacterium sp. YJ01 carries:
- a CDS encoding choice-of-anchor I family protein, yielding MKKLSISLLAALLILASCNNDDNSNEQEVVVNENPATFKEIGSITIGGEAAAEISAYCEKTKRLFTVNNSGVNQIDVIDITDPTKPAKIGKIELASYEGAANSVSVFDGKLAVALESTANKQANGKVVIFNTSDYSLIKQVTVGALPDMVTFSPDGKYIMTANEGEPNTDYSQDPNGTISIIETSTYTVTTLDFSSFASQATALSKDGFRISKFAKSFAQDIEPEYITISDDSKTAWVTLQENNGVAKVDLTSKTITAIYPLGLKDYNTAENAIDVSDLDDKIAFNPWKVKGLFMPDAISHFSANNVPYFVTANEGDAREYNAYTDIKRMKSVKLDATAFPDANLKLDANLGRLNLVTDMGDTDGDGDIDELVSFGARSFSIWNGNTGKIVYDSKNDLDKKAHELGLYDDKRSDDKGSEPEAVYVAKMGNQNILFVGLERSDAFLTYDVTNPTSPQFLQIVKTGDAPEGLLFIPASKSPTKRSLLVVSSEGDGTVKIYQPDLK